The window GGCGATGACGATGGCTTCGTGGGGCTCGTCCAGGGTCAGTACGTGGAGGATGTTGCCGTAGGCATCGCGCTGCGGATGTGCCGGGCGCGGCAGGTGCAACTGCCAGTCGAGCACGTGCTGGCGTTCACTTTCCTGCGGGGTCAGGCGCAGGTACTGGATGCTCGCGCGCACCTGGTCTTCGTAGCGGTAGGTGGTGTCATGGCGGATGGAGAGTTTCATGCGGCCTCCAGGTACGAGCTGTGAATGGCGTTGGCGAGCTGGCGTACCAGCCCAATGTGATCAGTGATCCAGGGATGCAGGCCGCTGCCCAGCACCTCGTCGATGCCGGTATAGCGCACCCGCGCCTCCAGCTCGGCGGCCAGGCGCTGGGCCGGGCGGCCGTTGGCGCCGGGCAGGCTGGCGAGGATCTGGCGCAGCTCCTCGGCGCAGGCCAGCAGCGAACGCGGCACGTCCTCGCGCAGCAGCAGGAGTTCGGCGATGTTCCGTACGTTGAGCGCATCGCGGTAAAGCTCGGTGTAACCCTCGAAGGCCGACAGCGCGCGCAGCAGCGCCGTCCATTGGTAGTAGCCGCGCGCCGAACCCTCGGCCGGGCCGGCGCCGCGCTCGCCCAGCACCTGCTGGCGCGCATCGAGCAGGCGCAGGGTGTTGTCGGCGCGCTCAATGTAGGTGCCCAGGCGGATGAAGTGAAAGGCGTCGTTGCGCATGCTGGTGCCGAGGGTGGCACCGCGGAACAGGTGGGAGCGGTCCTTCACCCATTCGCAGAAGTGACTGATGCCGTAGCGCAGCAGACCCTGTTGGGCGATGTCGCGCATCTCCAGCCAGGTAGCGTTGATGTTCTCCCACATGTCGGTGGTGATGCGCCCGCGCACCGCATGGGCGCCGGCGCGTGCGGCGCCGAAGCAGGAGTAGATGCTCGCCGGATTCTGCGCATCCAGGGCAAAGAAATTCAGCATGCGCTCGGCGTGCAGCTCGCCGTGTCGGGCGAGGTAGGCGTCGAGGTTGCCGGTGATCTGCAGCGGCATGGCCAGTTCCTCCAGGCCATTGCCACGGTCGTCCTGGGGCATCAGCGACAGCGAGTAGGACACGTCGAGCATGCGCGCGAGGTTCTCGGCACGCTCCAGGTAGCGCGACATCCAGTACAGGTCGGAAGCGGTACGGCTCAGCATGATGCGGTGTGTCCTTACAGTTAATGGCGAACCACGTTGGTGATGGGGGCCTGCCAGGCTAGACGCGGGACGCCGGTGATGGTCGTCCCCTCACCTAGTTCCGCAACGACGCATGGCAGGCTCACAGCGCCAACCCGCAGGGCTGTGCCCCAAAAGGCGCAAGCTGGCAAAACTCCTGTTTCATCGGTATTCACTGAAACCTCCTTCTCATCTGCGCCTTGCGTCTTTTGGGGCGCAGCGGGGTCGTCATTAACTGTGAGGACGCACCGCCTACTCCACCACCCAGGTGTCCTTGGTACCGCCGCCCTGCGACGAGTTGACCACCAGTGAGCCTTCGCGCAGCGCCACGCGGGTCAGGCCGCCGGGCACCAGGCGCACGTTGTCCGGCGCGGACAGCACGAAGGGCCGCAGATCGATGTGGCGCGGCGCAA of the Pseudomonas sp. PSE14 genome contains:
- a CDS encoding alpha-E domain-containing protein, which produces MLSRTASDLYWMSRYLERAENLARMLDVSYSLSLMPQDDRGNGLEELAMPLQITGNLDAYLARHGELHAERMLNFFALDAQNPASIYSCFGAARAGAHAVRGRITTDMWENINATWLEMRDIAQQGLLRYGISHFCEWVKDRSHLFRGATLGTSMRNDAFHFIRLGTYIERADNTLRLLDARQQVLGERGAGPAEGSARGYYQWTALLRALSAFEGYTELYRDALNVRNIAELLLLREDVPRSLLACAEELRQILASLPGANGRPAQRLAAELEARVRYTGIDEVLGSGLHPWITDHIGLVRQLANAIHSSYLEAA